A stretch of Caballeronia sp. SL2Y3 DNA encodes these proteins:
- a CDS encoding aldo/keto reductase → MDYVKLGTTGLEVSRLCLGCMTFGIPERGTHPWTLDEEKSRPVIQQALDAGINFFDTANSYSDGTSEEIVGRALREMTTRDDIVIATKVFNRMRPGANGAGLSRKAIMNEIDNSLRRLGTDYVDLYQIHRWDYTTPIEETLEALHDVVKAGKARYIGASSMYAWQFSKALYTSRANGWTEFKTMQNHLNLLYREEEREMLPLCADEGIGVLPWSPLARGRLTRDWDATSERQQTDTFGSTLYQTHDADRAVVEAVAAVANARNVPRAQVALAWVAQKAPVTAPIIGASKPHHVSDAVAALSLNLTPEEIALLEAPYVPHAVAGFK, encoded by the coding sequence ATGGACTACGTGAAACTCGGTACAACCGGTCTGGAAGTGTCGCGCCTGTGCCTTGGCTGCATGACCTTCGGTATTCCCGAACGCGGCACGCATCCCTGGACGCTGGACGAAGAGAAAAGCCGTCCCGTCATTCAACAGGCGCTCGATGCAGGCATTAATTTCTTCGACACTGCGAATAGCTATTCGGATGGGACCTCGGAAGAAATCGTCGGACGCGCGTTGCGCGAAATGACGACGCGCGATGACATCGTGATCGCGACCAAGGTCTTCAATCGCATGCGGCCTGGTGCCAATGGCGCGGGGCTGTCGCGCAAGGCGATCATGAACGAGATCGACAACAGCCTGCGACGGCTCGGGACCGATTACGTGGATCTCTATCAGATCCATCGCTGGGACTATACGACGCCGATAGAAGAGACGCTCGAAGCATTGCACGACGTCGTAAAGGCCGGCAAGGCGCGCTATATCGGCGCATCGTCGATGTATGCATGGCAGTTCAGCAAAGCACTCTATACGTCGCGTGCCAATGGCTGGACTGAGTTCAAGACCATGCAGAATCATTTGAACCTTCTCTATCGCGAAGAGGAGCGCGAGATGTTGCCGCTATGCGCGGATGAGGGCATCGGCGTGCTGCCGTGGAGTCCGCTTGCACGAGGACGTCTCACGCGCGATTGGGATGCGACTTCCGAGCGTCAGCAAACGGATACGTTCGGCAGCACGCTCTATCAAACGCATGATGCGGATCGTGCGGTAGTCGAGGCAGTGGCGGCCGTGGCGAACGCACGCAACGTTCCGCGCGCTCAGGTCGCACTGGCCTGGGTGGCGCAAAAAGCGCCGGTGACCGCGCCAATCATTGGCGCGTCGAAGCCTCATCATGTGAGCGATGCAGTCGCAGCGTTGTCTCTGAACTTGACGCCCGAAGAGATCGCGCTACTCGAAGCGCCGTACGTTCCGCACGCGGTGGCGGGCTTCAAGTGA
- a CDS encoding TAXI family TRAP transporter solute-binding subunit: MTRPRMPRSHFARDHARRVLHDLTWSVGPLIVASALAIALVVWLVNPAPPRSIIITAGPPDSSLYQIAGEYAKVLARNGVALKVLPSDGSVQNVERLLDSKTHVDLGLVQGGIATPRQAATLMSLGSVAYVPLVVFYRGKGLTLLSQLEGKRVAIGREGSGTRTLSLKLLEANGITPGGSTQLLSTDGLEAATQLVSKEADAVFLSGDSATRTLMLRLLKVPGISVMDFNEADAYTRLFPYLDEIELPPGVLDLGRRIPPQAVHLISPTVELVARTSLHPALSDLLIEAAQEVHGKAGLLQRAGQFPSPVAHEFPISEDASRYYRSGKSFLYRALPFWLANLADRALVLLLPVAVLIFPALRIVPALYRWRVRSRIYRYYGALIALERGAMHLSSDDERRALLVELDDIEASLDTLKLPLAYTDALYVLREHIGFVRSRLSTAGRRDKQTV, encoded by the coding sequence ATGACGCGGCCTCGCATGCCACGATCGCACTTCGCCCGCGATCATGCCAGGCGAGTTCTGCACGACCTCACGTGGTCGGTCGGGCCGCTGATCGTGGCATCGGCGCTCGCCATTGCGCTAGTGGTGTGGCTCGTCAATCCCGCACCGCCGCGATCCATCATCATCACAGCGGGGCCACCCGATAGCTCGCTGTATCAGATCGCCGGGGAGTACGCGAAAGTGCTGGCACGTAACGGCGTCGCGCTGAAGGTGCTGCCGTCCGACGGCTCGGTGCAAAACGTCGAACGCCTGCTCGATTCGAAGACCCACGTCGATCTCGGACTCGTGCAAGGCGGCATCGCCACGCCGCGGCAAGCGGCCACGTTGATGTCGCTCGGCAGCGTGGCTTACGTGCCCCTGGTCGTGTTTTATCGCGGCAAGGGCCTGACACTGCTCTCGCAACTGGAAGGCAAGCGCGTTGCCATCGGACGCGAAGGAAGCGGCACGCGCACGCTGTCGCTGAAGCTGCTCGAAGCGAACGGCATCACGCCCGGCGGCAGCACGCAACTGCTATCGACCGATGGACTTGAGGCTGCCACGCAGCTCGTCAGCAAAGAGGCCGATGCAGTCTTCCTAAGTGGCGATTCCGCGACGCGCACGTTGATGCTGCGCCTCTTGAAGGTGCCCGGCATCTCGGTGATGGACTTCAACGAAGCGGACGCCTATACGCGCCTCTTTCCCTATCTCGACGAGATCGAGTTGCCGCCCGGCGTCCTCGATCTCGGCCGGCGCATTCCGCCGCAAGCCGTGCATTTGATCAGCCCGACCGTCGAACTGGTGGCTCGCACGAGCCTGCATCCGGCGTTGTCCGACTTGTTGATCGAAGCGGCGCAGGAAGTGCACGGCAAGGCGGGGCTGTTGCAGCGCGCGGGCCAATTTCCGAGCCCGGTCGCGCACGAATTCCCGATCAGTGAAGACGCGAGCCGCTATTACCGCTCCGGCAAGAGCTTCCTTTATCGCGCGCTGCCGTTCTGGCTGGCGAACCTGGCCGATCGCGCGCTCGTGTTGTTGTTGCCCGTGGCCGTGTTGATCTTTCCGGCGCTTCGCATCGTGCCAGCGTTGTATCGGTGGCGCGTGCGATCGCGCATCTATCGCTATTACGGCGCGCTCATTGCATTGGAGCGCGGCGCGATGCATCTTTCAAGCGATGACGAACGGCGCGCGCTGCTTGTCGAGCTGGACGACATCGAAGCCTCACTGGATACGCTGAAGCTGCCGCTCGCCTATACGGATGCGCTCTATGTGCTTCGCGAGCACATCGGCTTCGTGCGCTCGCGGTTGAGTACTGCGGGCAGACGAGACAAGCAGACCGTGTGA
- a CDS encoding DNA-3-methyladenine glycosylase: MQSTQGVAATVIELPFTRPFDWTRLCAFIGGRASAGVETVEGGVYRRAIEWRGDDGIVEVTPHERKHRLVVTVQGDVRRHADELAQPLSRMFDVGADPRAIGRWLARDPLLAPLVEAAPGLRVPGAWSGFELVVRTIVGQQVSVKGASTIMARIVQRAGRRIDGHAHEGTAWRFPTPAELAAADLRQIGMPGKRVKTVQRFAQAVATGALPIDTPGIDREHLKRDLLAMPGIGPWTVGYVAMRALRDPDAWPDADLVLMQAIARHEPSLTTSAQQRAYSDRWRPWRAYAAMHLWNGVAMQAGRARGG; the protein is encoded by the coding sequence ATGCAATCGACCCAAGGCGTCGCTGCCACCGTCATCGAACTGCCTTTCACCCGGCCTTTCGACTGGACTCGCTTGTGCGCCTTCATCGGCGGACGAGCGTCGGCGGGCGTGGAGACGGTCGAGGGCGGCGTGTATCGTCGCGCGATCGAATGGCGTGGCGACGATGGAATCGTCGAGGTGACGCCGCATGAGCGCAAGCATCGTCTGGTGGTAACGGTTCAAGGCGATGTTCGTCGGCACGCCGACGAACTTGCGCAGCCGCTTTCGCGCATGTTCGACGTCGGCGCTGATCCGCGCGCCATCGGTCGCTGGCTCGCGCGCGATCCGCTGCTCGCGCCGCTCGTCGAGGCCGCGCCCGGCTTGCGTGTTCCGGGCGCCTGGTCGGGGTTCGAGCTTGTCGTGCGAACCATCGTCGGCCAGCAGGTCAGCGTGAAAGGTGCATCGACGATCATGGCGCGGATTGTTCAGCGCGCAGGGCGCCGCATCGACGGTCATGCGCATGAAGGCACGGCCTGGCGGTTTCCGACGCCAGCGGAACTCGCGGCCGCCGACCTCCGCCAGATCGGCATGCCGGGCAAACGCGTCAAGACCGTGCAGCGGTTCGCGCAAGCCGTGGCAACGGGCGCACTTCCGATCGACACACCGGGAATCGATCGCGAGCACCTGAAACGTGACCTGCTCGCGATGCCCGGCATCGGACCGTGGACCGTCGGCTATGTCGCGATGCGGGCGCTACGCGATCCCGACGCGTGGCCCGATGCCGACCTCGTGCTCATGCAGGCAATCGCGCGGCACGAGCCGTCGCTGACCACATCGGCGCAACAGAGAGCGTATTCGGATCGCTGGCGCCCCTGGCGTGCCTACGCCGCCATGCATCTGTGGAACGGCGTCGCGATGCAAGCGGGGCGCGCCCGAGGCGGGTGA
- a CDS encoding GntR family transcriptional regulator, with the protein MQNLDLPEARLPSALLPKLERLRLHDTVVDNLRNFIVEGLLAPGVKLNERKLCETLGISRTPLREALKVLAAEGLIEIAPNRGASVAQMSDLEIREMFELMSGLEAFSGELACERITPAEIADIKALHEEMVQCRAQNDLSGYYARNRAIHDKINEAARNTALRQTYVSINRRLQALRFRSNFQTPKWDSAIREHEEMIAALETRDGSRMAGILRRHLLGKRDAVLAERTLTTVKPAAAAKRRAKDA; encoded by the coding sequence ATGCAAAACCTGGATCTACCGGAAGCGCGCTTGCCATCCGCCTTGCTGCCCAAGCTGGAACGGCTGCGGCTACATGACACCGTCGTGGACAACCTGCGCAACTTCATCGTCGAGGGCTTGCTTGCGCCGGGAGTCAAGCTCAACGAGCGCAAGCTCTGCGAGACGCTGGGCATTTCGCGCACGCCGCTGCGTGAAGCACTCAAGGTACTGGCGGCTGAAGGGCTGATCGAGATCGCGCCCAATAGAGGCGCCTCCGTCGCGCAGATGAGCGACCTCGAGATTCGGGAGATGTTCGAACTGATGAGCGGGCTCGAAGCGTTCTCCGGCGAACTGGCTTGCGAACGCATCACGCCTGCCGAGATTGCGGACATCAAGGCGCTGCATGAAGAGATGGTTCAATGCCGCGCGCAAAACGATCTGTCCGGCTATTACGCGCGGAACCGGGCCATACACGACAAGATCAACGAGGCCGCGCGCAACACTGCCCTACGGCAAACCTACGTGTCGATCAATCGTCGTTTGCAGGCGCTGCGGTTTCGCTCAAACTTTCAGACGCCGAAGTGGGATAGCGCTATCCGTGAGCACGAGGAGATGATCGCGGCACTGGAAACGCGCGACGGCTCGCGCATGGCCGGCATCCTGCGTCGCCATCTGCTGGGCAAGCGCGATGCGGTGCTTGCTGAACGCACGCTCACGACGGTCAAGCCTGCTGCGGCGGCAAAGCGCCGCGCCAAAGACGCATAA
- a CDS encoding alanine--glyoxylate aminotransferase family protein, with protein sequence MLKLDFHPAGRHFLQIPGPSPVPDRILRAMSYPTIDHRGPEFGALGLKVLEGIKRIFKTTQPVVIYPASGTGAWEAALSNTLSPGDAVVMYETGHFASLWKKMAEKLGLRPEFLGLPGIEGWRRGVQPDMIEKRLREDTQHAIKAVCVVHNETSTGVTSDIAAVRRAMDAAGHPALLLVDTISGLASADYRHDEWGVDVTVSGSQKGLMLPPGISFNAVSQRALEASNEAKLPRAFWDWKEIIEMNKQGYWPYTPNTNLLYGLLEALDMIFAEGLDNVFARHQRLAAACRSAVTAWGLEIQCADPAVYSPVLTGVMMPEGVDADSVRKLIYEHFDMSLGTGLGKLKGRMFRIGHLGDCNDLTLMAALTGCEMGLNLAGVPLKDSGVAAAMSYLTSHTAKPDLKVAA encoded by the coding sequence ATGCTCAAGCTCGACTTTCATCCCGCTGGCCGTCACTTTTTGCAGATTCCAGGGCCTAGTCCAGTACCCGATCGCATTCTGCGTGCAATGAGCTACCCGACCATCGACCATCGCGGCCCGGAGTTCGGCGCGCTGGGCTTGAAGGTGCTGGAGGGCATCAAGCGCATATTCAAAACGACGCAGCCGGTAGTGATCTATCCGGCGTCGGGAACGGGCGCGTGGGAAGCGGCGCTTTCCAATACGCTGAGTCCGGGCGATGCCGTCGTCATGTACGAGACCGGCCACTTCGCGAGCCTTTGGAAGAAGATGGCCGAGAAGCTCGGCTTGAGACCTGAGTTTCTCGGTTTGCCGGGCATCGAAGGCTGGCGTCGCGGCGTGCAGCCGGACATGATCGAAAAGCGTCTGCGCGAAGACACGCAGCATGCGATCAAGGCCGTCTGCGTCGTTCACAACGAGACGTCGACCGGCGTGACGTCCGACATTGCCGCAGTGCGCCGCGCAATGGATGCCGCCGGTCATCCCGCGCTGCTCCTCGTGGACACCATCTCGGGCCTGGCATCCGCCGATTACCGCCACGACGAGTGGGGCGTCGACGTCACGGTGTCGGGCTCGCAGAAAGGCCTGATGCTTCCGCCTGGCATCAGCTTCAACGCGGTCTCGCAGAGGGCGCTGGAAGCATCGAACGAGGCAAAGCTGCCGCGCGCGTTCTGGGACTGGAAAGAGATCATCGAAATGAACAAGCAGGGCTATTGGCCTTACACGCCCAATACGAACCTGCTTTACGGCCTCCTCGAAGCACTGGACATGATCTTCGCGGAAGGACTCGACAATGTGTTCGCGCGACATCAGCGGCTTGCCGCGGCGTGCCGTTCCGCAGTCACGGCGTGGGGACTCGAAATTCAATGTGCCGATCCCGCCGTCTACTCGCCGGTACTCACGGGGGTGATGATGCCGGAAGGCGTCGATGCCGACTCTGTGCGCAAGCTCATTTACGAACATTTCGACATGTCGCTCGGCACGGGCCTCGGCAAGCTGAAGGGTCGCATGTTCCGCATCGGGCATCTGGGCGACTGCAACGATCTCACGCTGATGGCCGCACTCACGGGCTGCGAGATGGGACTGAATCTCGCCGGCGTGCCGCTAAAAGACAGCGGCGTGGCCGCAGCGATGAGCTATCTGACGAGCCATACCGCAAAGCCCGATCTGAAGGTGGCCGCATGA
- a CDS encoding 2-keto-4-pentenoate hydratase yields MSARFDAAAAARLFVQAKAHRAKLDTLPEGARPSSADEAYAVQEATLRALGAGAANAGHATAIGGWKVGAKSTDGPIQGALLPADGVHRSGARLSMQAFGKAGLELEVAFTFNRRFEAGSGPYDEAQVLAAIDCIHSAIEVVASRFAAWPDVDKLWQLADLQNHGALVLGEGVPYDESFPFVSPTMAFTYDGRPLFDATPANPAGDPRRLLAWTINHAVSRGLAVEKGVAITAGSYTGIAFPDGPGTAIGAIDGLPPVQLHFE; encoded by the coding sequence ATGAGCGCCCGGTTCGACGCTGCCGCTGCCGCTCGGCTCTTCGTGCAAGCGAAGGCGCACCGCGCGAAGCTCGACACCTTGCCCGAAGGCGCGCGACCTTCCAGCGCGGACGAAGCCTACGCTGTGCAAGAGGCGACCTTGCGCGCGCTCGGCGCAGGCGCTGCAAATGCGGGTCATGCAACTGCCATCGGCGGCTGGAAGGTCGGCGCCAAATCGACGGACGGTCCCATTCAGGGTGCGCTCCTGCCGGCGGACGGCGTGCATCGCTCGGGCGCGCGCCTTTCGATGCAGGCTTTCGGCAAGGCCGGGCTGGAACTCGAGGTGGCGTTCACGTTCAACCGGCGCTTCGAAGCGGGTAGCGGTCCGTATGACGAGGCGCAAGTGCTGGCAGCTATCGATTGCATTCATTCGGCAATCGAAGTCGTCGCGAGCCGCTTCGCCGCATGGCCGGATGTCGACAAACTCTGGCAACTCGCGGATTTGCAAAATCACGGCGCGTTGGTGCTCGGCGAAGGCGTGCCGTATGACGAGTCGTTCCCGTTCGTATCGCCGACGATGGCCTTTACGTACGACGGCCGGCCGCTCTTCGACGCGACGCCCGCGAATCCCGCAGGCGACCCGCGGCGGCTGCTGGCATGGACCATCAATCACGCGGTGTCCCGCGGCCTCGCCGTCGAGAAGGGCGTGGCGATCACAGCAGGGTCTTACACCGGCATCGCGTTTCCCGACGGACCCGGTA